Proteins encoded together in one bacterium window:
- a CDS encoding PA0069 family radical SAM protein, whose amino-acid sequence MRGRGAANNPPNRFDRLRYVRTAADLPPQYGERGEPVDPSLEVDPGTVLIRDASRTILSTNDSPDVGFDTSLNPYRGCMHGCAYCYARPNHEYLGFSAGLDFETHILVKERAPELLRKRLGLPSWKPQVIAFSGVTDAYQPVERKLEITRRCLRVLAEFRNPVAIITKNWLITRDIDLLGELASHHAASVVLSITTLDAKLQTRMEPKASRPSKRLAAIEQLAAAGIPVGVNVAPVIPGLTDHEIPAIVRAASDAGASFAGMIMLRLPHGVKHLFADWLEQHVPDRREKVLNRVRAMRGGQLYDANFAFRGRGKGLFAEQTEELFRLACRRSGLDTQGPMLSAKRFRCMGASRQMDLFGDSVDQEEEIPPS is encoded by the coding sequence ATGAGAGGCCGAGGCGCAGCCAACAATCCGCCCAACCGTTTCGATCGTCTGCGTTACGTACGAACGGCAGCGGATCTTCCGCCCCAATACGGGGAACGCGGCGAGCCGGTCGACCCGAGCCTCGAGGTGGATCCGGGCACGGTACTGATCCGTGACGCCAGCCGGACCATTCTGTCGACCAACGACAGCCCGGACGTGGGCTTCGATACGAGCCTGAACCCCTACCGGGGATGCATGCATGGCTGCGCCTATTGCTACGCGCGCCCGAACCACGAGTACCTGGGCTTCTCGGCAGGCCTCGATTTCGAGACCCATATCCTCGTGAAGGAGCGAGCGCCGGAGTTGTTGCGCAAACGTCTCGGCTTGCCGAGCTGGAAGCCCCAGGTGATCGCCTTCTCAGGCGTGACCGATGCCTACCAACCGGTGGAGCGAAAGCTCGAGATCACCCGGCGCTGCCTGCGCGTGTTGGCGGAATTTCGCAACCCTGTCGCGATCATCACGAAGAACTGGCTGATCACCCGGGATATCGACCTCCTCGGCGAGCTGGCGAGCCACCATGCGGCCTCCGTCGTCCTCTCGATCACGACGCTCGACGCGAAGCTGCAGACCCGGATGGAACCGAAGGCATCGCGGCCGAGCAAGCGGCTGGCCGCCATCGAGCAACTCGCAGCAGCTGGGATTCCGGTGGGCGTGAACGTGGCGCCCGTCATCCCGGGGCTGACCGACCATGAAATCCCGGCCATCGTGCGCGCCGCATCCGACGCGGGAGCGAGCTTCGCGGGCATGATCATGCTGCGTCTGCCTCATGGTGTGAAACACCTCTTCGCCGATTGGCTCGAGCAACACGTACCGGATCGCAGGGAAAAAGTGTTGAACCGGGTACGCGCGATGCGCGGCGGGCAACTCTACGATGCGAATTTCGCCTTCCGGGGCCGCGGCAAGGGCCTCTTCGCCGAGCAGACGGAAGAACTCTTCCGGCTTGCCTGCCGCCGCTCGGGCCTGGACACGCAGGGACCCATGCTCTCCGCGAAGCGGTTTCGATGCATGGGCGCCTCTCGGCAGATGGATCTATTCGGAGATTCCGTGGATCAAGAAGAAGAAATCCCGCCCTCCTGA
- a CDS encoding MBL fold metallo-hydrolase translates to MGRKGLMLGAIAIVALGVYALRAPLAMQLMRAAAGRAITANALGALPDGLHLMLCGAGSPLPDPQRSGPCIGVVAGGQLFIVDAGSSAARNMIALGLRPGDLEAAFLTHFHSDHIDGLGELALQHWAGGNDDQRLPLYGPEGVARVASGLNEAYRLDVGYRVAHHGTATMPPTGAGFEARPFSTPAVGEPVVVWNENGVRVTAFRVDHAPIDPAVGYRFDYSGRSLVISGDTIQSAEIERMAKDVDLLVHEALAAHLVQVITEAAIEQGQTALAKITTDILDYHTTPVEAAETAQRAGARHLLFYHVVPALPVPGLAAAFLDGVDDAYEGGFTLGKDGVRVSLPAGSDAIEISGD, encoded by the coding sequence ATGGGACGCAAGGGACTCATGCTGGGAGCGATCGCGATCGTCGCATTGGGCGTGTACGCCTTGCGTGCGCCCCTCGCCATGCAACTCATGCGGGCGGCGGCAGGCCGCGCCATCACGGCGAACGCGCTTGGCGCCCTGCCGGACGGCTTGCATCTGATGCTCTGCGGCGCCGGCAGTCCCCTGCCCGATCCGCAGCGCTCCGGGCCCTGTATCGGCGTCGTGGCGGGTGGGCAGCTCTTCATCGTCGATGCGGGGTCTTCCGCCGCACGGAACATGATCGCGTTGGGCCTGCGTCCGGGCGACCTCGAAGCGGCCTTCCTCACCCACTTCCACTCCGACCACATCGATGGCCTCGGCGAACTTGCGCTCCAGCATTGGGCCGGCGGAAACGACGACCAGCGCCTGCCGCTGTACGGGCCCGAAGGTGTCGCTCGTGTTGCCTCCGGATTGAATGAAGCCTACCGCCTCGACGTGGGGTACCGGGTGGCTCACCACGGTACGGCCACCATGCCGCCAACTGGAGCGGGCTTCGAGGCACGTCCGTTTTCGACCCCGGCCGTCGGGGAACCCGTCGTGGTATGGAACGAGAACGGCGTCCGCGTGACGGCCTTCCGGGTCGATCATGCGCCCATCGACCCCGCCGTCGGCTACCGCTTCGACTATTCGGGTCGATCCCTCGTCATCAGCGGCGATACCATCCAATCGGCCGAGATCGAGCGAATGGCCAAGGACGTCGATCTTCTGGTGCATGAAGCGCTTGCGGCGCATCTCGTTCAGGTCATTACCGAGGCGGCAATAGAGCAGGGGCAGACCGCCTTGGCCAAGATCACGACGGACATCCTCGACTACCACACGACCCCGGTGGAAGCCGCGGAGACTGCGCAGAGAGCTGGCGCCAGGCACCTGCTCTTCTACCACGTCGTTCCCGCTCTGCCGGTGCCCGGTTTGGCCGCAGCATTCCTGGACGGTGTGGATGACGCCTACGAGGGTGGCTTCACGCTGGGCAAGGATGGGGTTCGGGTCTCCCTGCCAGCTGGGTCCGACGCGATCGAAATCAGCGGCGACTGA
- a CDS encoding cytochrome P450: MVDADIAYLDSGNWEEEAMLERMRWLRQNEPVRWSEKDELWTVANFDDVVAVSKDQATFTSGLGVRPGNDVKLGLIDEEEPRHGQLRGMINKGFTPRMVKILEKTFREITDEAIDSVAAKGECEFVTEIAVPLPLRLIAAMIGIRDADYDKFHHWSDTMIAADGNMDDPVITARAGQSYLEYATYVTPIIEDRRKNPKDDLVSILTGAKDSGLLKKYDETGPTTDAIGDPDLQNDELIKLMVILMVAGNETTRNGISAGMQLLIENPEARQRLIDDPSLIPNAVEEMVRLATPVRSFGRTATRDTELGDQKIKAGQTVLLLYPSANRDERQFDDPDRFDIDRAPHHLGFGIGNHFCLGANLARMEMRVAIQEILRRLPDMEYTAGGPVLVPSALVRTCAEMKVRFTPEA, encoded by the coding sequence ATGGTCGATGCCGATATCGCATACCTCGATTCCGGAAACTGGGAAGAGGAGGCCATGCTCGAGCGCATGCGCTGGCTTCGCCAGAACGAGCCCGTGCGCTGGTCCGAGAAGGATGAGCTGTGGACCGTCGCCAACTTCGACGATGTCGTCGCGGTGTCGAAGGATCAGGCGACCTTTACGTCTGGCCTCGGCGTGCGCCCCGGTAACGACGTCAAGCTCGGCCTGATCGACGAAGAGGAGCCCCGCCACGGTCAGCTGCGCGGCATGATCAACAAGGGATTCACCCCGCGGATGGTGAAGATCCTCGAGAAGACGTTCCGCGAGATCACGGACGAAGCGATCGATAGCGTAGCGGCCAAGGGCGAGTGCGAGTTCGTCACGGAAATCGCAGTTCCCCTGCCCCTCCGCCTGATCGCTGCGATGATCGGGATCCGCGACGCGGACTATGACAAATTCCACCACTGGTCGGACACCATGATTGCCGCGGACGGCAACATGGATGATCCGGTCATCACGGCCCGTGCCGGCCAGTCCTACCTCGAATACGCAACCTACGTCACGCCCATCATCGAGGATCGGCGCAAGAACCCCAAGGACGACCTTGTCAGCATCCTCACCGGCGCCAAGGATTCGGGTCTGCTGAAGAAGTACGACGAGACAGGTCCCACCACTGATGCCATCGGCGACCCGGATCTGCAGAACGACGAGCTGATCAAGCTGATGGTCATCCTGATGGTCGCGGGGAACGAGACGACCCGGAACGGGATCTCCGCCGGCATGCAGCTGCTCATCGAAAACCCCGAAGCCCGGCAGCGCCTGATCGACGACCCGTCCCTGATTCCCAATGCCGTCGAAGAAATGGTCCGCCTCGCCACGCCGGTGCGCTCCTTCGGGCGTACGGCCACCCGCGACACCGAGCTCGGCGATCAGAAGATCAAAGCCGGCCAGACGGTGCTGCTGCTCTATCCCTCGGCCAACCGGGACGAGCGCCAGTTCGACGACCCGGATCGCTTCGACATCGATCGCGCTCCCCACCACCTGGGTTTCGGCATCGGCAATCACTTCTGCCTCGGTGCCAACCTGGCCCGCATGGAGATGCGCGTGGCTATCCAGGAGATCCTGCGCCGACTGCCGGATATGGAGTACACGGCGGGAGGGCCGGTCCTCGTCCCCTCGGCCCTGGTTCGAACGTGCGCGGAAATGAAGGTCCGCTTCACACCGGAGGCCTAG
- a CDS encoding TetR/AcrR family transcriptional regulator: MSQIASPLTEPASAPARKGELTATRILDAAESLFAERGYAGASLRDVAAAAGLRIPSLYNHFESKELLYAAVLDRGVDPVLDILNGFLAAPVNERPEHADVISQVMALLERHPNLPALLLQETQTGGRRLTPVLRRRFAPLFGRAFETVRAADDAGRFEPEEIPLFVLALYHVIVGFHSITPFYREVSGDDLSTPESRARQIRLLTRLVEALFDHKPVRS; encoded by the coding sequence GTGTCCCAAATCGCCTCCCCTCTCACCGAGCCTGCCTCTGCGCCCGCGCGCAAGGGAGAGCTGACGGCGACACGCATCCTGGACGCGGCGGAGTCGTTGTTCGCCGAGAGGGGCTACGCAGGAGCCTCCCTTCGCGATGTGGCGGCTGCAGCCGGCTTGCGGATCCCGAGCCTCTACAACCATTTCGAGAGCAAGGAGCTGCTCTACGCGGCGGTCCTCGACCGCGGCGTAGACCCGGTGCTCGACATCCTGAACGGCTTTCTCGCGGCACCCGTGAATGAGCGCCCCGAACATGCCGATGTGATCAGCCAAGTCATGGCACTTCTCGAGCGCCACCCGAACCTCCCGGCCCTGCTTCTCCAGGAGACCCAGACCGGCGGACGCAGGCTCACACCCGTCCTCCGGCGTCGGTTTGCACCGCTTTTCGGCCGGGCCTTCGAGACCGTGAGGGCAGCCGATGATGCCGGCCGTTTCGAACCGGAGGAGATCCCGCTCTTCGTTCTCGCCCTCTACCACGTGATCGTCGGCTTTCACTCGATCACACCGTTCTACCGCGAGGTTTCCGGCGATGACCTCTCTACGCCGGAGTCTCGCGCCCGACAGATCCGCCTTCTCACCCGCCTGGTCGAAGCCCTATTCGACCACAAGCCCGTTCGCTCTTGA
- a CDS encoding VOC family protein, with protein MSDLGLTHVAFMVSDLVASLDFYERYAGMRTVHDRRERNGARVAWVTDGTRPFVIVLIQAPRPAFLRRALGRIGARVVPSFAHLGVACESREEVDERCDRARREGILDRAASDLGPPVGYFGLIRDPDGHTLEVAFGQEVGLAVQEGGISSS; from the coding sequence ATGTCTGATCTGGGTCTGACTCACGTAGCGTTCATGGTTTCCGATCTTGTTGCCAGTCTCGATTTCTACGAGCGGTACGCGGGCATGCGCACGGTGCACGACCGACGGGAACGCAACGGCGCGCGCGTCGCCTGGGTCACGGACGGCACGCGGCCCTTCGTGATCGTGTTGATCCAGGCTCCCCGGCCCGCGTTCCTGAGGCGGGCGCTTGGACGCATTGGAGCGCGCGTCGTTCCCTCGTTTGCCCACCTCGGTGTCGCGTGCGAATCCCGGGAAGAGGTCGACGAGCGATGTGATCGTGCTCGAAGAGAAGGGATCCTCGACCGGGCGGCCAGCGACCTCGGCCCTCCGGTCGGCTATTTCGGGCTGATTCGGGATCCAGATGGCCATACGCTCGAAGTCGCGTTTGGACAGGAGGTGGGACTGGCCGTTCAGGAGGGCGGGATTTCTTCTTCTTGA
- a CDS encoding ABC-ATPase domain-containing protein, whose protein sequence is MHSEAELERLLRGIDGRGYKAYKELQRGRYELNGCQLFVDHVQGDPFAAPSRMRLRVPMQTARIPSDLFSNRVRRVAFEDFVARAVARAIRHETRGGRGSGKSGRVEIDAGGQEVLERTAASVCSEFIEARLEVGLPAAGRRVLGREAEELLLDELPAIARTALRMETLGEEDARRQLECAEDHAALQRELDTHGLVAFVADSAILPRESGASDHPPQKNAVPFRAPDALRLTVCLPFAGEVGGLGIPKGVTLIVGGGYHGKSTLLRALERGVHPHVPGDGREQVATRATAVKIRAEEGRRVTGCDIHAFIDDLPQGLGPTRSTRAFESDDASGSTSQAANIVEAIEAGSDLLLLDEDTSAANFMVRDARMQALVHPDHEPITPFVDRVRELYDVLGVSSVLVMGGSGDYFDVADTVIEMRDYLPRDVTAEAKHIAAQHRDGMRQREAKAGIEPPRHRVPDRRSLDPSRGRRDVKVDARGKDALLFGTSEIDLRSVEQLVDPSQTRAIAQILVRAREEWMGPEITFANLLDRIETSLDEEGLDPFSDRPMNLARPRRFEVAAALNRLRTLRVEPAR, encoded by the coding sequence ATGCACTCGGAAGCGGAGCTCGAACGGCTGCTGCGCGGCATCGATGGGCGAGGCTACAAAGCCTACAAGGAGCTTCAGCGCGGGCGCTACGAACTCAACGGGTGCCAGCTCTTCGTAGACCACGTGCAGGGCGATCCCTTCGCGGCGCCGTCCCGCATGCGTCTGCGGGTTCCCATGCAGACGGCACGCATCCCGAGCGACCTGTTTTCGAATCGTGTGAGACGCGTCGCGTTCGAGGATTTCGTGGCGCGTGCCGTGGCTCGGGCCATCCGGCACGAAACGCGCGGCGGGCGGGGCTCGGGCAAGAGTGGCCGGGTCGAGATCGACGCGGGCGGGCAGGAAGTCCTCGAGCGGACAGCGGCCTCGGTCTGCAGCGAGTTCATTGAAGCCCGATTGGAAGTCGGGCTTCCTGCCGCTGGGCGCCGTGTGCTGGGCCGTGAGGCCGAGGAACTCCTGCTGGACGAACTTCCTGCCATCGCCCGAACCGCTCTGCGAATGGAAACGCTCGGAGAGGAAGATGCGCGCCGCCAACTCGAATGCGCGGAAGACCATGCGGCCCTCCAGCGCGAACTCGACACGCATGGTCTCGTCGCTTTCGTAGCGGACTCGGCCATTCTGCCCCGGGAGAGTGGCGCCAGCGATCACCCCCCGCAGAAGAACGCCGTACCCTTCAGGGCTCCGGATGCGCTGAGGCTCACCGTCTGCCTGCCCTTTGCAGGCGAGGTCGGTGGGCTGGGGATTCCGAAGGGCGTCACACTCATCGTCGGTGGCGGCTACCACGGAAAATCGACGCTGCTGCGAGCCCTGGAGCGAGGCGTGCATCCTCACGTTCCGGGCGACGGGCGGGAGCAGGTCGCGACTCGTGCCACGGCAGTGAAGATTCGTGCCGAAGAAGGTCGTCGCGTCACAGGCTGCGACATCCACGCCTTCATCGATGATCTACCCCAGGGCCTCGGCCCGACGCGATCGACCCGTGCATTCGAGAGCGACGACGCCAGCGGAAGCACCAGCCAGGCGGCGAATATCGTGGAGGCCATCGAAGCGGGCAGCGACCTGCTGCTCCTCGATGAGGACACCTCGGCCGCCAACTTCATGGTGCGCGATGCACGCATGCAAGCGCTCGTGCACCCGGACCATGAGCCGATCACGCCCTTCGTCGATCGGGTGCGAGAGCTGTATGACGTCCTGGGCGTCTCGAGCGTGCTCGTCATGGGGGGTTCCGGCGACTACTTCGATGTGGCCGATACGGTGATCGAGATGCGCGACTACCTACCGCGAGATGTCACGGCAGAGGCCAAGCACATCGCAGCGCAGCATCGCGACGGCATGCGACAGCGCGAAGCGAAAGCTGGGATCGAGCCACCGCGCCACAGGGTCCCGGATCGGCGGAGCCTCGACCCATCTCGCGGTCGACGTGATGTCAAGGTGGACGCGCGTGGCAAGGACGCTCTCCTCTTCGGCACGAGCGAGATCGATTTGCGCTCGGTCGAGCAGCTGGTCGATCCGAGCCAGACCCGCGCCATCGCGCAGATCCTCGTGCGCGCCAGGGAAGAGTGGATGGGACCGGAGATCACGTTCGCCAATCTGCTCGACCGGATCGAGACGAGCCTAGACGAAGAAGGCCTCGACCCGTTTTCCGATCGACCCATGAACCTGGCCCGTCCCCGGCGATTCGAAGTAGCTGCCGCGTTGAACCGCCTGCGGACGCTTCGTGTCGAGCCCGCGCGCTAG
- a CDS encoding class I SAM-dependent methyltransferase: MSEAPRSFVPAAGRDWLLPLYDPLLRLMGADRIRAALIDEVAPQPGDRVLDLGCGTGSLAIQLLTACPEARVCGMDPDPKALARARQKAARAGLDIEWQQGFADALPFEDGSFDCVVSSLVFHHLAPSTVRAAVPEIRRVLRPGGSLNVLDFGAAGHGLHGLLSHLASHQHGDEDVAGELPGLMEMAGLVEIATQPARRTLFGELFLTTGMLREQAA; the protein is encoded by the coding sequence ATGTCCGAGGCCCCGAGGTCCTTCGTTCCCGCAGCCGGCCGTGATTGGCTCTTGCCCCTCTACGACCCGCTCCTCAGGCTGATGGGTGCAGATCGCATTCGAGCCGCGTTGATCGATGAGGTTGCGCCGCAACCCGGCGATCGGGTCCTGGATCTCGGATGCGGCACCGGCAGTCTGGCGATCCAACTCCTCACGGCTTGCCCGGAAGCAAGGGTCTGCGGGATGGACCCGGACCCCAAGGCGTTGGCGCGCGCCCGTCAAAAGGCGGCTCGGGCGGGCCTGGACATCGAGTGGCAGCAGGGCTTCGCCGATGCGCTGCCGTTCGAGGATGGCTCCTTCGACTGCGTCGTGTCTTCGCTCGTCTTCCACCATCTTGCGCCCAGTACAGTGCGCGCAGCCGTTCCCGAGATTCGACGCGTATTGCGTCCGGGCGGCAGTCTGAACGTGTTGGATTTCGGCGCAGCGGGTCACGGCCTCCACGGGCTGCTTTCCCATCTGGCGTCGCACCAGCACGGTGATGAGGATGTGGCGGGGGAGCTGCCGGGATTGATGGAGATGGCGGGGCTGGTCGAAATCGCGACCCAACCGGCCAGACGAACGCTCTTCGGTGAGCTCTTTCTCACGACCGGAATGCTGAGGGAGCAGGCCGCCTAG
- the fabA gene encoding bifunctional 3-hydroxydecanoyl-ACP dehydratase/trans-2-decenoyl-ACP isomerase produces MKYDEFCQRDHFDQEEVLALGHGTLIEDPPDGFVTRLPIPPMLMIDRVTHISRKGNKGAMTAERDVRLDDWFFQCHFRGDPVQPGCLGVDAVWQMLGMYCAWNGGIGGGRALGVGEVDFGGEIRPYNKVVRYEVKIVRFVSLPASGASIVIGDASVLVDDEEIYTLKRAKVGVFRGIDYPDYPKHSPNSIGGKTTE; encoded by the coding sequence ATGAAGTACGACGAATTCTGCCAGCGAGACCATTTCGACCAGGAAGAGGTTCTCGCTCTCGGCCACGGGACGCTGATCGAAGATCCGCCGGATGGCTTCGTCACACGCCTTCCGATCCCCCCGATGCTGATGATCGACCGCGTCACCCACATCTCCCGAAAAGGCAACAAGGGCGCGATGACGGCCGAGCGCGACGTGCGTCTCGACGATTGGTTCTTCCAATGCCATTTCCGCGGCGACCCGGTGCAACCGGGTTGCCTGGGTGTCGACGCCGTGTGGCAGATGCTCGGGATGTATTGCGCCTGGAACGGTGGAATCGGTGGGGGGCGCGCCCTCGGCGTGGGTGAGGTGGATTTCGGCGGGGAGATTCGTCCCTACAACAAGGTGGTGCGCTACGAGGTGAAGATCGTGCGCTTCGTCAGCCTGCCGGCAAGTGGCGCCAGCATCGTGATCGGGGATGCCTCGGTGCTCGTCGACGACGAGGAGATCTACACCCTGAAGCGCGCCAAGGTCGGCGTCTTCCGTGGAATCGACTACCCGGATTACCCCAAGCACTCTCCGAACTCGATCGGCGGCAAGACAACGGAATAA